From a region of the Citricoccus muralis genome:
- a CDS encoding YgfZ/GcvT domain-containing protein encodes MLSIPGAVAGNGPDASVAAHYGQPTAEQRALDAGTAVVDLSHRGVVTVSGPDRLTWLNVLTSQKLDRLAPGTSTETLFLDVQGRIEFDCHLVDDGETTWLTVEPGENAGLADWLQKMKFASRVEIADRTGEIAAVGSTAAIPGWDEREDIARWEDPWPRIGEGGFPYTDDPDPAQHPAADWSWNEYLVPVSLLEDLADPSSRASPSEDAALPEGWSFAGTMASEALRIAALRPRHGMDTDERTIPHEIDLVRTAVHLEKGCYKGQETIARVHNLGRPPRRLTFLQLDGSGHTLPAPGSDVIVRPESEAEAATARSAGTVTSVAQHHEMGPIALAILKRNTDPTAELLLRDGNAEDGWSFTAATQETVVSPQAGQVVGRQSGFIRKGAR; translated from the coding sequence ATGTTGTCAATTCCTGGAGCAGTGGCCGGCAACGGCCCCGACGCCTCCGTGGCCGCCCATTACGGCCAGCCCACCGCTGAGCAGCGGGCCCTGGATGCCGGCACTGCCGTCGTCGACCTCTCCCACCGTGGCGTCGTGACTGTCTCCGGTCCGGACCGCCTGACCTGGTTGAACGTGCTGACCAGCCAGAAGCTCGACCGATTGGCACCGGGGACCTCCACGGAGACTCTTTTCCTGGACGTCCAGGGCCGCATCGAATTCGACTGCCACCTCGTGGACGACGGCGAGACCACCTGGCTCACCGTCGAGCCCGGGGAGAATGCCGGCCTGGCCGACTGGCTGCAGAAGATGAAGTTCGCCTCCCGCGTGGAGATCGCGGACCGCACCGGCGAGATCGCCGCTGTGGGGTCCACCGCCGCTATCCCCGGATGGGACGAGCGGGAGGACATCGCCCGCTGGGAGGACCCGTGGCCGCGCATCGGCGAGGGCGGCTTCCCCTACACCGATGACCCGGATCCTGCCCAGCACCCTGCCGCGGACTGGTCCTGGAATGAGTACCTGGTGCCGGTGTCGTTGCTGGAAGACCTGGCTGATCCATCGAGTCGTGCATCCCCGAGTGAGGACGCCGCCCTGCCGGAGGGCTGGAGCTTTGCCGGGACGATGGCCTCCGAGGCATTGCGCATCGCCGCCCTGCGGCCGCGGCATGGGATGGACACCGATGAGCGCACGATCCCGCACGAGATCGATCTGGTCCGCACCGCCGTGCACCTCGAGAAGGGGTGCTACAAGGGCCAGGAGACGATTGCCCGCGTGCACAACCTGGGGCGTCCTCCCCGTCGGCTGACCTTCCTGCAACTTGACGGTTCCGGCCACACCTTGCCCGCTCCTGGTTCTGACGTCATCGTGCGTCCGGAATCCGAGGCGGAGGCCGCCACCGCTCGATCAGCGGGCACCGTCACCTCGGTGGCCCAGCACCATGAGATGGGCCCGATCGCCTTGGCCATCCTCAAGCGCAACACCGACCCCACCGCCGAGCTCCTGCTCCGCGACGGCAATGCCGAGGACGGGTGGTCCTTCACAGCAGCCACCCAGGAGACCGTGGTCTCTCCGCAGGCCGGCCAGGTCGTCGGGCGCCAGTCCGGGTTCATCCGCAAGGGTGCCCGCTGA
- a CDS encoding FABP family protein: protein MPTELPFDLTPELAPLSWLIGAWEGQGRLGSGDDGTEIFYQRVDFTDHRLPFIEYRAESWLSEADGTLLRPLTVENGFWSLDRDRRDGDVGPGMSPGDVVPVLRSADDVEAFRREDGSFPITAQISHPGSLTELYYGVIKGPQLQLKTDSVLRGSAAGPYEGGSRIMGLVNGQLFWRWDATHHAGAGEEPHASAILDRMPDPTQGRLAPGAPRTSN from the coding sequence GTGCCCACTGAACTGCCTTTTGACCTGACCCCGGAGCTCGCTCCGCTGTCCTGGCTCATCGGCGCGTGGGAGGGGCAGGGTCGGCTCGGTTCCGGCGACGACGGCACCGAGATCTTCTATCAGCGGGTCGACTTCACCGACCATCGCCTGCCGTTCATCGAATACCGTGCCGAGTCCTGGCTGAGCGAGGCGGACGGCACCCTGCTGCGGCCGCTGACCGTGGAGAACGGCTTCTGGTCGCTGGACCGAGACCGCCGCGATGGCGACGTGGGACCCGGGATGAGTCCCGGGGACGTGGTCCCGGTCCTCCGGTCCGCTGATGACGTGGAGGCCTTCCGTCGTGAGGACGGATCCTTCCCGATCACCGCGCAGATCTCCCACCCCGGTTCCCTGACCGAGCTCTACTACGGTGTCATCAAGGGCCCGCAGCTGCAGTTGAAGACCGACTCCGTGCTGCGCGGTTCGGCGGCCGGCCCCTATGAGGGTGGCTCCCGGATCATGGGCCTGGTCAACGGTCAGTTGTTCTGGCGTTGGGACGCCACCCACCACGCCGGTGCCGGTGAAGAACCGCACGCGTCGGCCATCCTGGACCGGATGCCCGATCCCACCCAGGGGCGCCTGGCTCCCGGCGCGCCCCGCACCTCGAACTGA
- a CDS encoding winged helix-turn-helix transcriptional regulator yields the protein MALLLLLSGASAEPESILEALAFLDHRTVAGPPRAEVLLRHPEADVVLVDARRDLTGARNLCRALSTASPGLPLLPVLTEGGLAGFSPAWGARDFLLDTAGPAEVTARLRLATLPAPGDGPGSDQPIRASGIFVDATTYTAQVNGVPMNLTFKEFELLKHLVQHPGRVFTREQLLHEVWGYDYFGGTRTVDVHVRRLRAKLGPDQEQLIGTVRNVGYRFVPRDAPGE from the coding sequence TTGGCCCTGTTGCTGTTGCTCTCCGGAGCGTCCGCCGAACCCGAATCGATTCTCGAGGCTCTCGCCTTCCTGGACCACCGCACCGTCGCCGGCCCACCGCGGGCCGAGGTGTTGCTGCGCCACCCCGAGGCCGACGTCGTCCTGGTGGATGCCCGCCGAGACCTGACCGGCGCCCGCAACCTGTGCCGGGCCCTCTCGACCGCCTCCCCCGGGCTGCCGCTGCTCCCGGTGCTGACCGAGGGCGGCCTGGCGGGCTTCTCCCCCGCGTGGGGCGCCCGTGACTTCCTGCTGGACACGGCGGGCCCGGCCGAGGTGACGGCCCGGCTGCGGTTGGCCACCCTCCCCGCACCCGGTGACGGCCCGGGCTCCGACCAGCCAATCCGCGCCTCCGGCATCTTCGTGGATGCCACCACGTACACCGCCCAGGTCAACGGCGTGCCGATGAACCTCACCTTCAAGGAGTTCGAGCTGCTCAAGCATCTCGTGCAGCACCCGGGCCGGGTCTTCACGCGCGAACAGCTGCTCCACGAGGTGTGGGGCTACGACTACTTCGGCGGCACGCGCACGGTGGACGTCCACGTGCGCCGGCTGCGCGCCAAGCTGGGCCCGGACCAGGAGCAGCTGATCGGTACCGTGCGCAACGTGGGATACCGCTTCGTCCCGCGCGACGCCCCGGGAGAATAA
- the mshD gene encoding mycothiol synthase yields MDHPHESPSLSTSAGRLDSGLLRDLTALAEAAESADGNPPFSDQTWVELRTTDDPDRVRTVTAWLDHQDGRDGELAGAAVAISAGPGAGPGTLELVVHPNCRSQGVATALARELDAGLTEKYNAWAHGNHAAAARLAEQFGYTPVRELLRLRLTHQVSQDDVENGSLRTSVWDGTAPEGITLRSFVPGADDAAFLETNAAAFADHPEQGSLDQTDLDARKAEPWFDPAGFILAEDADGTLLGFHWTKIHPGADGHPPLGEVYVVGVGPQAQGRGLGRVLTVAGIRYLQQQGVEAVMLYVDADNTAAVELYRKLGFVRWDTDVMYTPRG; encoded by the coding sequence ATGGACCACCCGCACGAATCCCCGTCCTTGTCCACCAGTGCCGGCCGCCTGGATTCCGGGCTGCTGCGCGATCTGACGGCCCTGGCCGAGGCGGCCGAGTCCGCCGACGGCAATCCCCCGTTCTCCGACCAGACCTGGGTCGAGCTGCGCACCACGGACGACCCGGACCGGGTCCGGACCGTCACCGCATGGCTGGACCACCAGGACGGCCGTGACGGCGAACTGGCGGGCGCCGCCGTCGCCATCTCCGCGGGGCCGGGTGCTGGGCCCGGAACCCTCGAACTGGTGGTGCACCCCAACTGCCGCTCCCAAGGAGTGGCGACCGCCCTGGCCCGGGAACTGGATGCCGGCTTGACCGAGAAGTACAACGCCTGGGCGCACGGCAACCATGCTGCCGCGGCCCGGCTGGCCGAGCAGTTCGGCTACACGCCGGTCCGCGAGCTGCTGAGGTTGCGCCTCACCCACCAGGTGTCCCAGGACGACGTGGAGAACGGTTCCCTCCGCACCAGCGTGTGGGACGGCACCGCCCCTGAGGGCATCACCCTGCGGTCCTTCGTGCCCGGCGCGGACGACGCCGCGTTCCTGGAGACGAACGCCGCGGCCTTCGCCGACCACCCTGAGCAGGGCTCGCTGGACCAGACCGACCTGGATGCTCGGAAGGCCGAGCCGTGGTTCGATCCGGCCGGGTTCATCCTGGCCGAGGATGCCGATGGAACGCTGCTGGGCTTCCACTGGACGAAGATCCACCCCGGCGCCGATGGGCATCCACCGCTCGGCGAGGTCTACGTGGTCGGCGTCGGCCCCCAGGCGCAGGGCCGCGGCCTGGGCCGGGTGCTGACGGTGGCGGGCATCCGCTACCTGCAACAGCAGGGCGTGGAGGCGGTGATGCTCTATGTGGACGCGGACAACACCGCGGCCGTGGAGCTCTACCGCAAGCTCGGCTTCGTCCGCTGGGACACCGATGTGATGTACACCCCGCGCGGGTAG
- a CDS encoding NUDIX hydrolase produces MPQTAARSTADFHDAAPSASVLAAGVVPWRASGQGLEVLVIHRPQYDDWSWPKGKLDDGETLPECAVREVREEIGLVVDLGLPLPTTRYTIGAAKTPKEVWYWAAEASRTTPVPDGREVDRTEWMSVKKARAALTNATDREPLEALVAAHRNKTLRTAPFIILRHAKAKPRSSWSRAEDQRPLAATGQRQAMSVRRLLGSWNPDKVITSPYLRCVETVTPYVKDTKRGFKELGAFSEKTAKNNPKKSRKEMAARLGKQRSTLLCTHRPVLPEILEVLKDGVLDSNDAVLAALPRKDPYLKPGAVIVAHQALDAGGKIVSIEVYDVWDD; encoded by the coding sequence ATGCCCCAGACTGCAGCCCGCTCGACCGCCGACTTCCACGACGCCGCACCCTCCGCCTCGGTCCTCGCCGCCGGAGTGGTGCCCTGGCGCGCCTCGGGTCAGGGGCTCGAGGTGCTGGTGATCCACCGCCCCCAGTACGACGACTGGTCCTGGCCCAAGGGCAAGCTGGACGACGGCGAGACCCTGCCGGAATGCGCGGTGCGGGAGGTCCGCGAGGAGATCGGGCTGGTGGTCGATCTGGGGCTGCCGCTGCCGACGACCCGGTACACCATCGGCGCCGCCAAGACTCCCAAGGAAGTCTGGTACTGGGCGGCCGAGGCCTCCCGGACCACGCCGGTGCCGGACGGCCGCGAGGTGGACCGCACCGAGTGGATGAGCGTCAAGAAGGCCCGCGCCGCCCTGACCAATGCCACGGACCGCGAGCCGCTGGAGGCCTTGGTCGCAGCCCACCGCAACAAGACCCTGCGCACCGCCCCGTTCATCATCCTGCGCCACGCGAAGGCGAAGCCGCGCTCCTCCTGGTCCCGCGCGGAGGACCAGCGGCCCCTCGCGGCCACGGGACAGCGGCAGGCGATGTCCGTGCGTCGTTTGTTGGGGTCCTGGAACCCGGACAAGGTCATCACATCCCCGTACCTGCGCTGCGTGGAGACGGTGACCCCGTACGTGAAGGACACCAAGCGCGGGTTCAAGGAGCTCGGGGCCTTCAGTGAGAAGACGGCGAAGAACAACCCCAAGAAGTCGCGCAAGGAGATGGCGGCCCGGCTGGGCAAGCAGCGCTCGACCCTGCTGTGCACCCATCGGCCGGTGTTGCCGGAGATCCTCGAGGTGTTGAAGGACGGGGTGCTGGACTCGAATGACGCCGTGCTGGCCGCCCTGCCCCGCAAGGATCCCTACCTGAAGCCCGGGGCGGTCATCGTGGCCCACCAGGCCCTGGATGCCGGGGGCAAAATCGTGTCGATCGAGGTCTACGACGTCTGGGACGACTGA
- a CDS encoding GNAT family N-acetyltransferase, with amino-acid sequence MSTQGSSTETPKIVHDDLRVERDPDRGRIELWQKEQFIGFLGYTEQTVGEETVVILQHTIIDEAFGRRGYARALVTIVLERLKAEGFLIVPECSYVQDYLRRYPEYAPLVFKGGFEGEL; translated from the coding sequence ATGAGCACCCAGGGCAGCAGCACCGAGACCCCCAAGATCGTCCATGACGACCTGCGCGTGGAACGCGACCCGGACCGCGGCCGGATCGAACTGTGGCAGAAGGAGCAGTTCATCGGCTTCCTCGGCTACACGGAGCAGACCGTGGGCGAGGAGACCGTGGTGATCCTGCAGCACACCATCATCGACGAGGCCTTCGGCCGCCGCGGTTACGCCCGCGCGCTGGTGACGATCGTGCTGGAGCGCCTCAAGGCCGAGGGCTTCCTGATCGTCCCGGAATGCTCCTACGTGCAGGACTACCTGCGGCGCTACCCCGAATACGCGCCCTTGGTTTTCAAGGGCGGCTTCGAGGGCGAACTGTAA